The Vanrija pseudolonga chromosome 1, complete sequence genomic sequence CAGCGGCAACGCGGGGgccaacccaacccaacgTACCCAACCGGCAAATGCCATGAGCCATATTTGCCAGGCTAGCCGCAGCGAATCGCGACGAGTGTGGCGGTTGAGGCAGTTTTGCTGTTGGCGGCGTGTGTCGCTGGTTGCTCACcagccgcgagccgcgcgcgtcgggtACCGGTTGCTCGCTAGGTGGATGTATGTTGCGAacaagcgagcgagctgacATGGCACATTGTTCATGCATGCATTCATGTTGCCCTcgagggaggcggcgcgctggggtCGATTGCCAACGACGAGCAGATGGGCGGGGCGCTCGAGTAAGGGGGAAAGTAAGTAGGTACGCGCTTGCGAGTGACACCCGGCACGGCGTATGGCATTGCAGACGTGGGCCATCTCGATGGATCCGTGTAACTGGCCCGGCTGTGCCACAAGGGAGGGCAAGGAAAGAGTGTCGCTAtgcccgctcgctcggtcTCGGGTCGGTGATTTGGCGTCACTTGCTCCGAAGCGCACCTCAGGCGCAAGGCGATCACTCTAATGTATTCAGGTCCAAGGCGACTGAAAGGTTTGGAAAGTGGTACAGGTGTGCTAGGCTCActtgcgcgccgtcgagtcTGTGAGGGCCGATCGACGAGCAACGGCTGATGGTATTTTCGTCACCTTTGTGAGTGGGTCTCGCTCCCTTCCTTGAACGAAGCCCATCTTGTTCTACTAATACAACTAACTGACCTCAACCTGCCCTACAGCTTCTGCATCTGCATGCATGCATTTGATCTCTCCACCAGCGGTGCGGTGCGATTCTCACCACAGCCACCCACCTCCAGTGCCACTCGTTATCAAAATAATTCCGTGTACTCACCCCATCACGTGACCTCACCCTCGCCTGATTTCTGAAGTTTCAACGCTCGCACCGGTTCAaacctgctgctgcctgctgttgctgcttgctgcaACGaccactcccacccacctACATCTCATCCCCTCTTCCCCCTTCTTCCGGGTGTAGCCATCATGGCTCCCACGGTCTCTGACGCTCTGCTCGAGTAGGTCTCAGCTTCGCTTCCCCTGTTgcccagctgacgccgacAGTGCCGAGCTCAcgttctcctcgccgccgttcaGCACGCTCgttgacgcgcgcgtgctccgcgcgctcgcggaccTCAAGTTCGCCCACCCGACCCTAGTGCAGGCCAAGGCGATCCCCCTGCTTCTCGAAGGCAAGGACGTGCTTGCCCGTGCACGCACAGGCAGCGGAAAGACAGCAGCATACCTCGTCCCCGCTGTccagcgcgtgctcgagctcaaggccgccacGACGCCCGCCTCACCAGACTACCAGGCGACACGGgcggtcgtcctcgtccccaCTCGCGAGCTTGCGATCCAGGTCACAACCCTCGTCAAGGCCCTCTCGACGTACTGCGAGGGCCTGATCTCCGTCGCCaacgtcgcggccggcggtgCTAGCGTTCAACGGTGAGTCTTGTTCTGTTCCCCCTCCCAACTCGTCAACGACCTTTATGATGAAGCATTTTTCGGATGTAAATGCCTACGGGCAGTGTCCGAGAGCGCAAAACCATGTGGACACCTCCGTTGCCTTCCTTCTGATCCTCTCTTCCTTTCTCCATGTCTTGTGCTCTGCGGGACTGGGCTAACAAACGATAGCGTTCTGCTCAACGACAACcccgacattgtcgtcgccaCTCCGACCAAGCTCTTGTCGCTCCTTCAGTCCAAGAGCATCGACCTCTCCCACCTCGCCTTCCTGGCTATCGATGAGGCCGACCTGCTGCTCTCCTACGGCCACAAGGATGACCTGAACCGCATCATGGACCCTGCGATGGGCTACGTTCCCAAGCTCGGCGTTCAGGGATGCCTCATGAGTGCTACGCTcagcgaggaggtcgagggtgtCAAGGGATTGATACTCCGCAACCCCGCCATCCTCACCCTCTCCGAGCCCGCCACATCATCTTCTCTCCTCACACAACACTTCACCTACACCTCGGAGCGCGACAAGTTCCTGCTCATCTACGTCCTtctcaagctcaagctcatcAAGGGCAAGTCGATCATCTTTGtcaacgacgtcgagcgcggctACCGCGTCAGGCTGTTCCTGGAACAGTTTGGCGTCAAGTGCTGCGTCGTCAACTCTGAGCTGCCCCTCGCCAGTCGATaccacgtcgtcgaggagttCAACCGCGGTGTCTACGACGTCGTGGTTGCCACCGACGAGGCTGCcctcggtgacgacgaggagtcagatgaggaggaggaggctgaggaggaggccgaggagaaggacgaggagaaggacgaggccgaagcTGAGCCTGAAGCCGGCCCATCAAAACGTCGTGCCTCGTCACCTGCCGGCGGTGCCCCCGCCAAGCGGAGAAGAGGACCTGGCAACTCGATGGCGCGTGGCATCGActtcaccgccgcctcctccgtcATCAACTTTGacctccccaccacccccaccgccTACCTGCATCGCGTGGGCCGCACCGCGCGTGCTGGCCACTCTGGTCTTGCGCTGTCCTTTGTCGTGCCCCGCGAAAAGTggggcaaggacaagggtGTGCTTCTCAAGactgccgagcgcgacgaggccgtcttTGAGAAGATCAAGGCgcgcgtcaaggccgagggcggcgcagAGGTCAAGGAGTGGGACTGGggaggacggcgcggggAGATCGAGGGCTTCCGGTACCGTATGGAGGACGCGCTGCGCTCCGTCACCGCCAAGCGTGTTAcggacgcgcgccgcgaagaggtccgccgcgagctgctcaacTCGGAGAAGCTCAAGCAGCACTTTGCCGCCAACCCTCTCGACCTCGCATACCTGCGCCACGACGCGCCCCTGCACCCCGGCCGCACGGCGAGCCACCTCAAGCACGTCCCGGGCTACCTCATGCCCAAGATTGCTGCTATccccgccggctcgggcgacgTGACCGACAACCAGCACATTGGCTTTGCGAAGCGCGGCCGTGGAGGACACcgcgggcgtggtggaggaCGTGGAGGCGCGTCGAggggcaagggcaagaaggtcgacCCGCTCAAGTTCAAGGCTTAGATGGTGTAGTGTAAGCTCTTGTAGACTACCTGTATTTTATGCCACACATAATCAGAGGACAAGCGTACATGGCTGCCAACAGCGTCTATAATAAAGATACATCTATCAGTCCGCAAAGCGGGCTCGTTTTTGGGTGGGCTCGGGGCTGGCGAAGCGGGTGCGTTTGGTAGTCTCCGCACGGGCTGGGCTAGCAAAGCGTGCACGcttgccgctgctgcctgcgGGTTCGTCCTCAGTGAAACGAATACCACGCTTGCCCAGTACCGGCTTCTCATCGACGTCCACAGCGAGCGGTGTGCCGGGCGTGATGAGTGGGGTGTCGTTTGGCGTTCTGCTCGGCGGTGTGaccgcgccaagcgcgcgcgcaagctccTCTTTCTCGGGCGAAGTgagctcgctgccgaccgGCACAAGTTTCACGGGGAAGTATTCCCGCTTGTCAGCTTCGGCCGTGACGTAGCGCGGGTtctgcggtgtcagctcgGAGCCATTTCATCAGCTGCACTCACCTCGATCAACGCCCGCGAGTACGACTTTTCCTCGTCGCTagaccgcgacgccgcctcgcgccgcacaATGTCCTCTTCGAACGTCCCCTCCGTCACTAGGATCTCGATGTGCGTGGGGCGTGACTGTCCGATTCGGTGGATACGCTTGATAGCCTGCGCCTGCACGTCGAGACTCCAAACCGGGGACACAAAGAGCATGCGGTTGGCGAGAGTGAGAGTTAGACCACGCGCGGCAAacttgagctcgaggaggcagACCCTCATCTCGGGCTTGGCAAAGTCCTTCAAggccttcttcctcgcgtcggcggcgacgtgggcACCGGCGTACACTGATGTGATTCCCGCAAGATCGAGCGCCTCGGTCAGATGCGCTATTTCTTCAAACGTGCCGAAGATGACAAACTTGTCGTCctctggcgccgaggtgacCGACTGGATGACATAGTTGGACTTGGCCGACTGGCTTGAGGTTCGGAGGATTGAGGGGAGCGGACGCGGGAGAACGGAAGACAagtcggcggcacgcgcagcgTTGGTGGCCGCGAGGTTCAGCTGGACATCGATCACATCGTCGTCTTTGGCTTTTTCTTTGCCTCCTGCTTTAACGCGCACAACTCTTGGAGCCTTTGGTTTGTCGGCTGCAGCTTTGGTGTCGCTGCGGTGGTGCGGAAGACTGGCCGTCTGCAGGGACACGTCTTCGCCGCCCGTGGCGCGCCACTTCTTCTCCGCCTTCTCCATTGCCTTGGCGTATTCGTCCGCATAAGGCCGTTTCCCTCGCTCCTCCCATCCCTCTCGGCAAAGACCCGCGACATCTGCCCCTCGTTTGTTAAGGCCGCGAAGGAGCCTCAGGGCATGTGCGTCGATTGTAGTCGGCGATCCGTCTGGGCTCTCGGACCAGGCGTCCAGGATTGAAGCAGGAAGGCCACTGCCGTCATAAGGTATCGACAC encodes the following:
- the DBP9 gene encoding ATP-dependent RNA helicase DBP9 — its product is MAPTVSDALLDAELTFSSPPFSTLVDARVLRALADLKFAHPTLVQAKAIPLLLEGKDVLARARTGSGKTAAYLVPAVQRVLELKAATTPASPDYQATRAVVLVPTRELAIQVTTLVKALSTYCEGLISVANVAAGGASVQRVLLNDNPDIVVATPTKLLSLLQSKSIDLSHLAFLAIDEADLLLSYGHKDDLNRIMDPAMGYVPKLGVQGCLMSATLSEEVEGVKGLILRNPAILTLSEPATSSSLLTQHFTYTSERDKFLLIYVLLKLKLIKGKSIIFVNDVERGYRVRLFLEQFGVKCCVVNSELPLASRYHVVEEFNRGVYDVVVATDEAALGDDEESDEEEEAEEEAEEKDEEKDEAEAEPEAGPSKRRASSPAGGAPAKRRRGPGNSMARGIDFTAASSVINFDLPTTPTAYLHRVGRTARAGHSGLALSFVVPREKWGKDKGVLLKTAERDEAVFEKIKARVKAEGGAEVKEWDWGGRRGEIEGFRYRMEDALRSVTAKRVTDARREEVRRELLNSEKLKQHFAANPLDLAYLRHDAPLHPGRTASHLKHVPGYLMPKIAAIPAGSGDVTDNQHIGFAKRGRGGHRGRGGGRGGASRGKGKKVDPLKFKA